One genomic region from Flagellimonas oceani encodes:
- a CDS encoding glutamine synthetase III, producing the protein MPKTRFQALVESRNREHINIDETGKRSDLFAKNVFNEDKMLQFLTAEAFDKVKSAIFQGTKIDRKIADQVAEGMKAWALSMGATHYTHWFQPLTGATAEKHDAFFDILPNGKAMEKFGGAQLVQQEPDASSFPSGGIRNTFEARGYTAWDPTSPAFIYKTTLCIPTIFVAYTGEALDNKAPLLRALQAVDQAATGVAQYFDKNVRKVHATLGWEQEYFLIDKALVNSRLDLSVTGRTLVGSFSAKGQQLDDHYFGVIPARVLGFMSELEKECTRLGIPVKTRHNEVAPNQFELAPVFEEANLSVDHNLLLMDVMEEIADKYNFSVLFHEKPFAGINGSGKHNNWSLATDTGVNLLSPGSTPMKNLQFLTFFVNTIKAVDTYEELLRASIASASNDHRLGANEAPPPIISIFIGKQLSDVLDELEGVSKGKLSPQEKTELKLNVVGKIPEILLDNTDRNRTSPFAFTGNKFEMRGVGAKMNCAKPMTMLNTIMAKQLTDFKKEVDVLIDKKNLKKDEAVFNVLREYIKTSKRIRFEGDGYGVEWQEEARRRKLSFNKNTPEALQVITAKESIDLFKQMDVMNEVELKAHKEVELGAYIFHIQIEGRVLGEMVYNHIIPAAVKYQNLLLENISGLKEVYGAAHKKVAEGQLNILEQIGEHIVEIKRLTDEMADARRRANGMSAVDKKAQAYCNNVRPYFEKIREHSDTLEKLIADEFWPFTKYREMLFSK; encoded by the coding sequence ATGCCGAAAACAAGATTTCAAGCTTTGGTCGAAAGCCGCAATAGGGAACATATCAATATTGATGAAACCGGTAAAAGATCGGACCTATTCGCAAAAAATGTTTTCAATGAAGACAAGATGCTTCAATTTCTCACAGCTGAAGCATTCGATAAAGTAAAATCGGCCATTTTCCAAGGCACCAAAATAGACCGAAAAATTGCCGACCAAGTGGCGGAGGGCATGAAGGCATGGGCGCTCTCCATGGGAGCCACGCACTATACGCATTGGTTTCAACCATTAACGGGAGCAACAGCGGAGAAGCACGATGCTTTTTTTGATATTCTCCCAAACGGCAAGGCCATGGAAAAGTTTGGGGGCGCACAATTGGTACAGCAAGAGCCCGATGCTTCCAGTTTTCCGAGCGGTGGAATCCGAAATACTTTCGAGGCAAGAGGATATACCGCATGGGACCCGACCTCCCCGGCATTTATCTATAAAACAACGCTCTGTATACCTACCATATTCGTGGCCTATACGGGAGAGGCATTGGATAACAAGGCACCTTTGCTTCGAGCTTTGCAGGCTGTAGACCAAGCCGCCACCGGAGTGGCACAATATTTTGATAAAAATGTGAGAAAGGTCCACGCCACATTGGGGTGGGAGCAGGAATACTTTTTGATAGACAAAGCATTGGTGAATTCCCGATTGGACCTTTCCGTGACAGGACGAACCTTGGTGGGAAGTTTTTCCGCGAAGGGACAACAGTTGGACGACCATTATTTTGGAGTGATACCCGCCAGGGTGCTGGGCTTTATGAGCGAACTGGAAAAAGAGTGCACCAGACTTGGCATCCCGGTGAAGACCCGTCACAACGAGGTGGCCCCGAACCAGTTTGAACTGGCCCCGGTCTTTGAAGAAGCCAACCTGTCCGTAGATCATAATCTATTGTTGATGGATGTGATGGAAGAGATTGCCGATAAATATAATTTTTCGGTGCTGTTCCACGAAAAGCCATTTGCGGGAATCAATGGTTCGGGCAAGCACAACAACTGGTCGTTGGCCACAGATACAGGGGTCAACCTGTTGAGTCCCGGTTCAACGCCCATGAAAAACCTACAGTTTTTAACGTTTTTCGTGAATACCATCAAAGCGGTGGATACCTACGAGGAGTTGTTAAGGGCGTCAATTGCCTCCGCAAGCAATGATCACCGGTTGGGTGCCAACGAAGCACCGCCGCCCATCATATCCATATTTATCGGAAAACAACTGAGCGATGTGCTCGACGAATTGGAGGGCGTTTCCAAAGGAAAATTGTCGCCACAGGAAAAAACAGAGCTCAAACTCAACGTGGTAGGGAAGATTCCCGAAATTTTATTGGACAACACCGATAGAAACAGGACATCGCCGTTCGCTTTCACGGGCAACAAGTTTGAAATGCGGGGCGTAGGGGCAAAGATGAACTGTGCCAAGCCCATGACCATGCTCAATACGATCATGGCCAAGCAGTTGACCGACTTTAAAAAAGAGGTCGATGTGTTGATCGACAAGAAAAACCTCAAAAAGGACGAAGCCGTTTTCAATGTGCTGCGCGAATACATCAAAACCTCCAAGCGCATCCGTTTTGAGGGTGATGGTTACGGTGTGGAATGGCAGGAAGAAGCCAGAAGAAGAAAGCTGAGCTTCAATAAAAATACGCCGGAGGCCCTTCAAGTAATCACAGCAAAGGAGAGTATCGACCTTTTCAAGCAGATGGATGTGATGAACGAAGTGGAACTCAAGGCCCACAAGGAAGTGGAGCTGGGAGCCTACATCTTCCATATTCAAATAGAGGGTCGGGTATTGGGCGAAATGGTCTACAACCATATCATCCCCGCAGCCGTCAAGTATCAAAATTTGTTGTTGGAGAATATCAGTGGACTTAAAGAGGTCTATGGTGCGGCACATAAAAAAGTCGCCGAGGGGCAATTGAACATTTTGGAGCAGATAGGTGAGCACATTGTGGAAATCAAAAGATTGACCGATGAAATGGCCGATGCCCGAAGGCGAGCCAATGGCATGTCGGCCGTGGATAAAAAGGCCCAGGCCTATTGCAATAATGTGAGACCGTATTTTGAAAAAATCAGAGAGCATTCCGATACTTTGGAGAAATTGATCGCAGATGAGTTTTGGCCATTTACCAAATACCGCGAAATGTTGTTTTCCAAATAG
- a CDS encoding glutamine synthetase beta-grasp domain-containing protein, which produces MSKSKLEYLWLDGYEPTANIRSKTRIEEDFSGKLEDCPTWSFDGSSTKQAEGGSSDCLLKPVAIYPDPARRNGYLVMTEVLNPDGTPHESNSRATIDDEDDDFWFGFEQEYFIMDTATQLPLGFPVGGYPGPQGLYYCSVGGRNTWGRDLVEEHADLCLDAGLQFEGINQEVAAGQWEFQLFAKGAKKAGDEIWVARYMLQRLTESYGYYIEYHPKPIKGDWNGSGMHANFSNELLRTCGSKEIYEKVCEAFRPVTKEHIAVYGEYNDERLTGKHETASISDFSYGVSDRGASIRIPILTVERGWKGWLEDRRPASNADPYKVAAVIVKTVKSAKVS; this is translated from the coding sequence ATGAGCAAATCTAAATTAGAGTATCTATGGTTGGATGGTTATGAGCCAACAGCCAACATTAGAAGCAAAACTAGAATTGAGGAAGATTTTAGCGGTAAATTGGAAGACTGCCCTACGTGGTCCTTCGATGGTTCTTCTACCAAACAAGCCGAAGGTGGTTCCTCTGACTGCCTGTTAAAGCCTGTTGCGATTTACCCCGATCCAGCAAGAAGAAATGGTTATTTGGTAATGACCGAGGTGTTGAACCCTGATGGAACCCCGCACGAGAGCAACTCCAGAGCTACTATCGATGATGAAGATGACGACTTCTGGTTTGGATTTGAACAGGAATACTTTATCATGGACACTGCAACCCAGTTGCCATTGGGCTTCCCTGTTGGAGGTTATCCAGGACCTCAAGGTCTATACTACTGTTCCGTTGGTGGAAGAAACACTTGGGGCAGGGACCTAGTTGAGGAGCACGCCGACCTTTGTTTGGACGCTGGTCTTCAGTTTGAAGGTATCAACCAAGAGGTTGCTGCCGGACAGTGGGAATTCCAATTGTTCGCCAAAGGTGCCAAAAAGGCCGGTGATGAAATTTGGGTGGCACGTTACATGCTACAAAGATTGACAGAGAGCTATGGTTACTATATTGAGTACCACCCTAAACCTATCAAAGGTGATTGGAACGGTTCCGGTATGCACGCCAACTTCTCCAACGAGCTTTTGAGAACTTGCGGATCTAAAGAAATTTACGAAAAAGTATGTGAAGCTTTCCGTCCAGTGACCAAAGAGCACATTGCCGTTTATGGTGAGTACAACGATGAGCGTTTGACAGGTAAGCACGAAACTGCTTCCATCAGTGATTTCAGCTACGGTGTATCCGATAGGGGCGCTTCCATCAGAATCCCGATCTTGACCGTTGAAAGAGGTTGGAAAGGATGGTTGGAAGATAGAAGGCCTGCTTCCAATGCTGATCCGTACAAAGTTGCGGCCGTAATCGTAAAAACGGTAAAATCCGCAAAAGTATCATAA
- a CDS encoding calcium/sodium antiporter, protein MGNILFIVLGLALLIAGGNWLLKSAVGLSLRLNIPKIVIGMTVVSFATSAPELIVSIKAALDGFPDLALGNVVGSNIANLGLVLAVTVIMGAIDVRKSFYTTDWPVMMLASLVFAGFIYFDGQLQQYEGIVLVTMLFAFLVYLLRFQKPAVVDEMPEDDVPLPLHKIVLFLGIGGTALWGGSELLIDGSVGLASSFGVSDRVIGITIVSVGTSIPELAASVIAVLKKEKAISLGNLIGSNIFNLLAVLGITSIITPITVMDEGLLSSDIFWMLGISFLVLPLVFFPKGLRLGWRDGLILLAFYAAFIYVTIK, encoded by the coding sequence TTGGGAAATATATTGTTTATTGTTTTGGGATTGGCTTTGTTGATAGCCGGCGGAAATTGGTTGCTAAAGTCCGCAGTTGGATTATCGCTTCGGCTCAATATTCCCAAAATTGTAATAGGTATGACGGTGGTCTCCTTTGCCACCTCCGCCCCGGAATTGATAGTTAGCATAAAAGCGGCGCTCGATGGTTTTCCCGACCTTGCACTAGGTAATGTGGTCGGCTCCAATATCGCCAATTTGGGATTGGTTTTGGCCGTAACAGTGATCATGGGCGCCATAGATGTGCGCAAAAGCTTCTATACAACAGATTGGCCCGTAATGATGTTGGCTTCGTTAGTGTTTGCCGGTTTTATTTATTTTGATGGGCAACTTCAGCAATACGAAGGAATCGTACTGGTGACAATGCTATTTGCGTTTTTGGTGTATTTGCTAAGGTTTCAAAAACCGGCCGTTGTGGACGAAATGCCCGAGGACGATGTACCTCTGCCCTTACATAAGATTGTATTGTTTTTGGGGATTGGGGGAACCGCATTGTGGGGAGGTTCCGAATTGTTGATAGATGGCTCCGTGGGACTCGCCTCATCGTTCGGTGTCAGTGACCGCGTGATCGGTATTACGATTGTTTCCGTGGGTACAAGCATCCCGGAATTGGCAGCATCGGTAATCGCGGTATTGAAAAAGGAAAAGGCAATATCCCTTGGGAACTTGATCGGTTCCAATATATTTAACCTTCTTGCCGTACTGGGCATTACCTCAATAATAACCCCAATAACAGTAATGGACGAAGGTCTGTTGTCCAGTGATATCTTTTGGATGCTGGGGATATCGTTTCTTGTTCTTCCACTGGTGTTCTTTCCAAAGGGACTGCGATTGGGTTGGCGGGATGGGTTGATTCTTCTGGCTTTTTACGCAGCCTTCATCTATGTTACCATAAAATAA
- a CDS encoding BlaI/MecI/CopY family transcriptional regulator yields MQKLTNKEEEIMKILWDLKKAFVKEILEEIDGEKPHYNTLSTIVRNLQEKGFVDYEAFGNTHRYFPVVSKEEYRKKYVNAAIADYYNDSFKSLVSHFAQEEKISISELKEIIDLIEKKK; encoded by the coding sequence ATGCAAAAATTGACCAATAAGGAAGAGGAAATCATGAAGATCCTCTGGGACCTCAAAAAGGCTTTTGTCAAGGAAATCCTTGAGGAGATCGATGGTGAAAAACCACATTACAATACCTTATCCACTATTGTGAGGAATTTACAGGAAAAAGGATTTGTTGATTACGAAGCGTTCGGCAATACCCATAGATATTTTCCCGTGGTCAGCAAGGAGGAGTACCGAAAAAAATATGTGAATGCCGCCATTGCGGATTATTATAACGATTCCTTTAAAAGTTTGGTCTCCCACTTTGCGCAGGAGGAGAAAATTTCCATCTCGGAACTCAAAGAAATTATTGACTTAATAGAAAAGAAGAAATAA
- a CDS encoding M56 family metallopeptidase — MEPIFMYLLQSILISGGFLAVYHILLKRDTLFKENRLFLLSGLVLAFVFPLVKIQKNVIVSRPELVQTGEQLAQVAAAATDNGWFTLQNILVAIYIGGCAFLTVRLIMKLIALKKLAKNARKRKERSFMHMETERKISPFSFFNYIFYNPQLFEPKELHSVLEHEKVHARQFHTVDILFLEVLKIFFWFNPILWLYKGAVKQNLEYLADHFAIARTEDKISYQYLMLKQAVDAQEYTLANSFYNSLIKKRIVMLNQNQSKKVNALKTLVMVPLLGLFLVSFSIEENYLYKDLDSIESVMEGNTVKDDKMVELTIDKNTTDTELDNIKKDLSEEGIDFSYTTVRNDNKEIIEISLQLSGENDEGKKVNGNYSSNSDGPIGPITIIYDDESNAVSFWNAKKDNKVSIRKIKGTGAVTLDENSEITVKGKGKKRVVVVNGEELSDEEVEKLHIEDGSSIHVSRGDGEDIKHVTIKKIEKKGTGKNLTIIDTDNDEDVFVKRNKNVMIIKDSDDDDDIEVISGDDDASYFFIDNNGKDKPLYYIDGKKAKSKDIKNMSPNDIKSMSVLKGDAAIDKYGKKAKNGVIEITTKKNE; from the coding sequence ATGGAACCGATATTCATGTACCTTTTACAGTCCATCCTTATCTCTGGAGGTTTTTTGGCTGTTTACCATATCCTCTTAAAACGCGATACGCTTTTTAAGGAAAACCGTTTGTTCCTGCTGTCGGGATTGGTTTTGGCCTTTGTGTTCCCTCTTGTCAAAATACAGAAAAACGTGATTGTTTCCAGGCCCGAATTGGTCCAAACAGGGGAACAATTGGCCCAAGTTGCCGCAGCGGCCACTGACAACGGTTGGTTTACGTTGCAGAACATTCTTGTTGCCATATATATCGGGGGATGTGCTTTCTTGACGGTAAGATTAATCATGAAACTGATAGCCCTAAAAAAATTGGCGAAAAACGCCCGCAAAAGAAAGGAAAGGTCTTTTATGCACATGGAAACGGAAAGAAAGATATCGCCTTTCTCTTTTTTCAACTACATTTTTTATAACCCACAACTTTTTGAGCCCAAAGAGCTGCATTCGGTACTGGAGCACGAAAAGGTGCATGCCAGACAATTTCATACCGTGGACATCCTGTTTTTGGAGGTGCTGAAGATTTTTTTCTGGTTCAATCCCATATTATGGCTGTACAAAGGTGCGGTAAAGCAGAACTTGGAGTATTTGGCAGACCATTTTGCCATTGCCCGCACCGAGGACAAAATATCCTACCAATACCTAATGCTTAAACAGGCGGTGGATGCACAAGAATACACTTTGGCCAATTCATTTTATAATTCATTAATCAAAAAACGAATAGTTATGTTAAATCAAAATCAATCTAAAAAAGTAAACGCTCTTAAAACCTTGGTCATGGTTCCTTTGTTGGGCCTGTTCTTGGTGAGTTTCAGTATCGAAGAAAATTATCTTTACAAGGATCTGGACAGCATTGAGAGCGTAATGGAAGGCAATACAGTGAAGGATGACAAAATGGTAGAGTTGACCATTGATAAAAACACTACCGATACCGAACTGGACAACATTAAAAAAGATTTGTCCGAAGAGGGCATAGATTTTAGCTACACCACGGTAAGGAACGATAACAAGGAAATTATCGAGATCTCGCTACAGTTGAGCGGAGAGAATGATGAGGGCAAAAAAGTGAACGGAAATTACAGTAGCAATTCCGATGGCCCAATCGGTCCAATCACCATTATTTATGATGATGAAAGCAATGCGGTATCCTTTTGGAATGCAAAAAAGGACAACAAAGTAAGTATCCGTAAAATAAAGGGAACCGGAGCAGTGACGCTGGATGAGAACTCCGAAATCACTGTAAAAGGAAAGGGTAAAAAAAGGGTCGTAGTAGTCAATGGAGAAGAGCTGAGTGACGAAGAGGTTGAAAAATTACATATTGAGGATGGTTCCTCCATTCATGTTAGTCGAGGCGATGGTGAGGACATTAAACATGTTACCATCAAAAAAATTGAAAAGAAGGGCACCGGCAAAAACCTGACCATTATAGATACAGATAATGATGAAGATGTATTTGTAAAAAGGAACAAGAACGTGATGATCATCAAAGATTCGGACGATGACGATGACATCGAAGTGATCAGCGGGGATGATGATGCCAGTTACTTTTTTATTGATAATAACGGAAAAGATAAGCCACTCTACTACATTGATGGTAAAAAAGCCAAATCAAAGGACATTAAAAATATGTCCCCGAACGATATAAAAAGTATGAGCGTTTTAAAAGGTGATGCAGCGATTGATAAATATGGCAAAAAAGCCAAAAATGGAGTTATAGAGATCACCACCAAAAAAAATGAATGA
- a CDS encoding SsrA-binding protein — protein MFYKILAKINKALLPSYSKKGLDLAKASKLQMAIIGWRYFVTKNALD, from the coding sequence ATGTTTTACAAGATCTTGGCAAAAATCAACAAAGCGTTACTGCCCTCCTATTCCAAAAAAGGATTGGACTTGGCAAAAGCTTCCAAACTACAAATGGCCATTATAGGTTGGCGTTACTTCGTTACAAAAAATGCATTGGATTAA
- a CDS encoding adenine phosphoribosyltransferase, whose translation MDFASYIRDIEDFPKPGVVFKDISPLLKHPEALQKAAEALLGFTGNARVDKVVGVDSRGFIFAPLLAEKLGAGFVPVRKTGKLPYKTIAASYELEYGSGSLEIHSDAIEKGEKVLVHDDVLATGGTAEAVCKLVEQLGGEVIQCNFLIELTFLNGAEKIKQYQKKVLLQY comes from the coding sequence ATGGATTTTGCATCTTACATTCGTGATATTGAGGACTTCCCCAAGCCAGGGGTTGTTTTTAAGGACATTTCCCCATTGTTAAAACACCCGGAAGCATTGCAAAAAGCGGCAGAGGCATTACTGGGTTTTACGGGGAATGCGCGAGTGGATAAAGTTGTGGGAGTGGATAGTAGGGGATTCATTTTTGCACCGCTACTTGCCGAGAAACTTGGGGCCGGTTTTGTGCCGGTGCGTAAAACGGGCAAACTTCCATACAAAACCATTGCAGCGTCTTATGAACTGGAATATGGCTCAGGGTCATTGGAAATCCATTCAGATGCCATTGAAAAAGGTGAAAAGGTTTTGGTTCACGATGATGTGCTTGCCACGGGGGGCACGGCAGAAGCCGTTTGTAAACTTGTGGAACAATTGGGAGGGGAAGTGATACAGTGCAATTTTTTAATCGAACTGACTTTTTTGAACGGAGCGGAAAAAATAAAGCAATACCAGAAAAAAGTACTGCTCCAGTATTAA
- a CDS encoding recombinase family protein produces MDLEVFEQFAKKEKGRIIGKSNTAVIYTRVSSKEQFDNNASLTTQLKYCQEYAIRKKLEIIEYFGGTYESAKSDERREFQKMLSYVKRRKNIGYIIVYSYDRFSRTGANGAYISGQLKKQGIAVVSATQEIDVTTSAGTFQENLFHMFSHFDNQIRRDKSITGMQEKLRKGYWTGAYPFGYTNANPGKGKVPNFVITKKGRLLKQAFLWKANANMSHVEIAKRLEEKGLNINAKKLTDLFRNPFYCGLIVNSLIPGEVIPGKHEALIPKKVFLKIHDLLHAGNSPKKYSFDDENLPLKKFVRSSVCGTPYTGFIVKKKGLYYYKNRRKGSKENRSAKKLHDEFLNVLGRFKIADRKYIEPLTAIIHDTLINKNQEALEDQRRLTKELGQIGERIHTLERRFVVLNEITKSQYDLFMPELKAKQRELEVKLENGGINSSNLKKSVKMALGYACNLPKLWELGDLETKRAVQYMVFPDGIAYNFKKKLVQTFRVNEIFGAISSFSDNCKEIEKGNFHQICGKSPLVTAAGFKPATF; encoded by the coding sequence ATGGACTTAGAGGTATTCGAGCAATTTGCCAAGAAGGAAAAGGGAAGAATCATAGGTAAAAGTAATACGGCCGTCATTTACACCCGTGTTTCCAGCAAAGAGCAATTTGACAACAATGCCAGTCTAACTACCCAACTCAAATATTGCCAAGAGTATGCGATCAGAAAAAAGCTAGAGATAATCGAATATTTCGGGGGAACCTATGAATCGGCAAAGAGCGACGAACGTAGGGAATTCCAAAAGATGCTAAGCTATGTCAAGCGACGAAAGAACATCGGTTATATCATTGTCTATTCCTACGATAGGTTTTCAAGAACTGGCGCGAACGGTGCATATATCAGTGGGCAACTAAAGAAACAGGGAATAGCGGTCGTTTCGGCCACCCAGGAAATCGATGTTACAACAAGCGCAGGTACGTTCCAGGAAAATCTTTTCCACATGTTTTCCCACTTCGACAACCAAATCCGCAGGGACAAATCCATTACGGGCATGCAGGAGAAGTTACGGAAGGGATACTGGACGGGAGCTTATCCCTTTGGTTACACCAATGCCAATCCCGGAAAGGGGAAGGTTCCTAATTTCGTGATTACCAAAAAAGGAAGACTACTCAAGCAAGCGTTTTTGTGGAAGGCGAACGCAAATATGTCCCATGTCGAGATTGCAAAACGCTTGGAAGAAAAGGGCTTGAATATCAACGCAAAAAAACTGACCGACCTTTTCAGGAACCCTTTTTACTGCGGGCTTATTGTCAATAGTCTGATTCCGGGAGAGGTAATTCCGGGAAAACATGAAGCTTTAATACCAAAGAAAGTATTTCTTAAAATCCATGATTTGCTTCACGCAGGGAATTCACCGAAGAAATATTCGTTCGACGATGAAAACCTGCCATTGAAAAAGTTCGTCAGATCCTCGGTTTGCGGAACACCTTACACTGGATTTATCGTAAAGAAAAAGGGCCTGTATTATTACAAGAATAGGCGTAAAGGAAGCAAGGAGAACAGAAGTGCCAAAAAGCTGCATGACGAATTTTTAAACGTATTAGGGAGGTTTAAAATAGCAGATAGAAAGTATATCGAACCATTAACGGCGATAATTCACGACACCTTAATTAATAAAAATCAAGAAGCTCTAGAAGACCAAAGGCGATTGACCAAGGAACTCGGCCAGATCGGGGAACGTATTCATACATTGGAAAGAAGGTTTGTTGTACTAAATGAAATCACGAAGTCGCAATACGACCTTTTTATGCCGGAACTAAAAGCGAAACAAAGGGAACTGGAAGTAAAACTGGAAAATGGGGGGATCAATAGTTCAAACCTCAAAAAATCGGTAAAGATGGCACTTGGTTATGCCTGTAACCTGCCTAAATTGTGGGAGTTAGGCGATTTGGAAACCAAAAGGGCCGTACAATATATGGTGTTCCCTGACGGGATTGCGTATAACTTCAAAAAAAAGCTAGTTCAAACTTTTCGTGTCAATGAAATATTTGGTGCAATATCCTCATTTTCAGATAATTGCAAGGAAATAGAAAAGGGGAATTTCCATCAAATTTGTGGAAAATCCCCTTTAGTGACCGCGGCAGGATTCAAACCTGCAACCTTCTGA
- a CDS encoding Fic family protein, whose amino-acid sequence MEGKDPFVATRKKYDSLKEKYDKLIVSAFDADDFRRYNEILFSAHSCGIEGNSFSVDDTRELKEKGYAVNLVNKTLLEAFEIMDHFNAYDYILKNKGSDFNESFVRTVHKILTKNTLPYKGHKPGEYAKTQMAAGDTVFRDTKKAIANMPRLLASFDDAIKNKKTHPLELSAIFHKMFIYSHPFPDGNGRLGRLLSNFILEKFKHPHIIILKEDRQEYIDALKASEKHNNMLAIVNFFYDTSIKRMQNEIGQKKNLSKNFNLGFEDGNKRKKGFTGPKR is encoded by the coding sequence ATGGAAGGAAAGGATCCGTTCGTCGCAACCAGAAAAAAATACGATTCCCTAAAGGAGAAATATGATAAATTGATCGTATCGGCCTTTGATGCCGATGATTTCAGGAGATACAATGAAATCCTGTTTTCCGCCCACAGTTGTGGTATAGAGGGCAATAGCTTCAGCGTGGACGACACGAGGGAGCTTAAGGAAAAGGGGTATGCCGTTAATCTTGTCAACAAGACCTTACTGGAAGCGTTCGAAATAATGGACCATTTCAATGCCTACGATTATATCCTGAAAAACAAGGGTTCCGATTTCAACGAATCCTTCGTAAGAACGGTACATAAAATATTGACCAAAAATACATTGCCCTATAAAGGCCACAAACCCGGGGAATATGCCAAGACCCAAATGGCGGCCGGTGATACGGTATTCCGTGACACCAAAAAGGCCATAGCGAACATGCCAAGGCTTCTGGCCAGTTTTGACGATGCCATCAAAAACAAAAAAACCCACCCTTTGGAGTTGAGCGCCATATTCCACAAAATGTTCATTTACAGCCATCCCTTTCCGGATGGTAATGGAAGGTTAGGCCGGTTGCTGTCCAATTTTATTCTGGAGAAGTTCAAACATCCCCATATCATTATTTTAAAGGAGGATAGGCAGGAATATATCGATGCACTCAAAGCTTCCGAGAAGCACAACAATATGTTGGCGATAGTCAACTTTTTCTATGATACATCGATCAAGAGAATGCAAAATGAAATAGGTCAAAAAAAAAACCTTTCGAAGAATTTCAACTTGGGTTTTGAGGACGGGAATAAAAGAAAAAAGGGTTTTACAGGCCCAAAAAGATAG
- a CDS encoding type II toxin-antitoxin system HicB family antitoxin gives MADNLEHEGYFGSVEYSSRDGLLHGKIIGINDLVSYEGGSVEELKKAFEESVDDYLETCKELGKEPNRFYRGVFNIRTSSEIHRKLSIMAEREKMKLNELVNKAFDYLVKNEDKVLNQNKVEQ, from the coding sequence ATGGCGGATAATTTGGAACATGAAGGGTATTTCGGTTCCGTGGAGTATAGTTCTCGGGACGGGCTGCTACACGGAAAAATTATCGGAATAAACGACTTGGTCAGCTATGAGGGCGGGTCCGTTGAAGAGCTGAAGAAAGCCTTTGAAGAATCCGTTGACGATTATCTTGAAACCTGCAAGGAGCTTGGCAAAGAACCGAACAGGTTTTATAGGGGCGTGTTCAATATCCGTACATCCAGTGAAATCCACAGAAAACTTTCGATAATGGCCGAAAGGGAAAAAATGAAACTGAACGAACTGGTCAACAAGGCCTTTGATTATCTGGTAAAGAACGAGGACAAGGTCCTGAACCAAAATAAGGTCGAACAATGA